The genome window CGGACAGCCTGCTCGCCGTGGTGAAGCGCGACAAGAGCAAGTTCGAGGCGATGGTGACCAAGTTCAGCGACGACCCCGGCAGCGTGAGCAACGGCGGCGTGTACGAGTGGTTCGGCAAGGAGCAGATGGTGCCCGAGTTCACCGCTGCGAGCTTCGACCAGAAGGTGGGCGCCACCACCATCTGCAAGACCAGCTACGGCTTCCACATCGTGGAAGTGCTTGGCCAACGCAGCCGCCAGGAGCGCCGCATCATCACGGTGGACCGTGCGGTGAAGCCGAGCCCGGCCACCTTCAAGGAAGTGTACAAGAAGGCCAACGAATTCAGCCTGCGGAACAAGACCGCCGAGGCGCTGAAGACCGCTGCCGAAGAGCAGGGCCTGCAGGTGACGAACGTGCCCGACTTCCGTGCCGACAGCCGCTATGTGCAGGGGATCGACCAGCCGGGCAGCGTGATCGGTTGGGTGAACCGTGCGGAGGTGGGCCAGGTGAGCGATCCGAAGGACGCTGGCGACAACTACGTGGTGGCGGCGCTGCTGAAGGTGAAAGAAGAGGGCGTGCCTGAACTTGAGGATGTGCGCGAAGCCTTCACGAAGGAGGCGGCCAAACAGAAGAAGGCCGAGGCCTGGCTCGAGAAGATGAAAGGCAAGACCGACCTGAACGCATTGGCCGGCGAGCTCGGCGTGAGCGTGCAGGATGCCACGGACATGGCGCTGAACAGCTTCAGCATCCCCGGCGGCTATGCGGAGTATGAGGTGATCGGGAAGGTCTTCGGCTTGCAGGCCGAACAGGTGAGCGTGCCGCTGCACGGCGAGACAGCGGTGTTCGTGGCGCGCATGAATAGCCGCACCGAGGCCCCCGCCGAGGGCGACATTGCCGGGGAGAAGGGCAGCCTGCTGGGCCGCCTGCAGAGCCGCGCGGAGAGCGCGGTGCTGAACGCGCTGCGCGAAGCCGCCGGCGTGAAGGATAACCGGCACTTGCATTACAACTAGGCGCGGAAACGCCCAATGGAGAGCGCCGGCCATGCCGGCGCTCTTTCGTTACAGGCTATCGAGGCCGTTGTGCGTGCAGGGCGAAACGGTACAGGCTGAATGGTGAGCGGTTCGGTGGCCGCGCAGCGGAATGGCAGTGGGCTACTGGCCTTCGGGCGATGGGGAAGGCGGCTGGTAGCGGTCCTTCAGCTCTGAGGTAAGGCTGATGATGGCTTCGGGCGATAGGGTGCTGATGAGGCGCTGCAAGTCGTTGTTCTCGAGCGGCCCTTTGCGGAGCGGGAGGAGCACATCGTTGGATGGATTGATGCCCCGGCCATGCGGCTTGTAGCAGAAAAGATCGTGCGGCAGGACATGGAGAGCACGGCATAGCTTTTCAAGGTGATCGAAGCGGATGCCCTTACACGTGCCGTTGACGATGTTGTGGGCGACGTGGTGGGTGAAGCCATTCTTGACCAAAAAGGCGTACGGTTTGGCAATTCCCTTCAGCTTAGCGATTCGTTCGACATCGAGGGTGATCATTTGATGACGGTTTTTGAGGTATTGCGATAGACTGTTCGAAAAACCCGATGCGGGGTTGGGATTCTGGGACGTTCTGATCCGGAAAACCGATCAACTCTTGCTGAAGCGGGATGCTCGCATTCCAAAACCTCAATGTCACATTCCAAAACTTCAATCTCGCATTCCAAAACCTCAATGTCTTGTCGGAGAATTTGAATGAAGGGTTCCGAAATTGAAAGGTGGCATCGCTGAATATCCATAACGGGCGTTCCGGACGGGGACGCGCGGTAAGTGAGTGAAATGCGTGCGTTGAATGGAGCACGTGATGCGAATACATGGTTCATGCGAATATGGCGAAAAATGAAATCGATTGCCTACTTGTTTGGCGGTGCGAACGCTGATGCGGCGCTCCGGTGGATGCCGGAAAACCATAACACCACCATGCGATGAGAAAGGATCTTGAGGATCGATTCACGATGTTCTATGCGACCCAGACCGCTGTTGATGCGCACAACGCTGCTTGGGCGGCGCTGTTGCCCTTTGCGAATGCGGTGACCGCATTCAAGGACAAGATCGTTGCGATCGAAGCGGAGATCGCGAAGCAGACCACGGACCTTGAAGGCTATGCCCTGGATAAGGGGGAGAAGAAGGAGAAGATGATCCGGAAGGGTCTGGAGGTCGCGAACAAGGTGTATGCCTTCGCGGTGGATGATGGCAACACCGTGCTGCGTGAGAAGATGGATGTGAGCTACAGCGACCTTGCTGCACCGCGCGATGCGGTGATCGCGCAGAAATGCCAAGTGATACACGATGAGGCGAACGCCGTGGCAGCGAGCATCGTGGCGTACGGTGTGGCGGCGGGCGACCTGACGGACCTGCAGACGCTGATCGATGACTACGAGGCGGTAATCAGTGCGCCACGCACGGCGATCACGGTACGGAAGGGAGCGACGGAGGCGATTGAGGCGCTGATCAAGGAGGGAACGACGATCCTGACGACTCGGATGGATAAGCTGATGAGCGAGTTCGAGCTGACGAAGCCGGATTTCTATCAGGAGTACTTCGATGCGCGGATCGTGGTGAACACGGGGGCGAAGGGCGGGGATGAGCCGCCGGTGCCGCCAGAGCCGTAGGGCGCTGCGGAGTGAGCGGCGCATGCTGAATGAGATCGCTTCGCTCCGCTCGCGATGACCGAGCCGCTAGTGAAGAGCCCTGCCGTAGACGGTGGGGCTTTTTGCTGGGGAGCGGTGAACACGGTGGACACCGTGGGGAAGAATGCAATGGAGAGGAATGCACGGGAATGGAGGGTGGACACAGGTGGACACGGTGGGATGGGTGAGACTGCGGGTCTTCGCAGAGCCTCGCTTGGAGTGACGGAGGGCGGGTGGCAATCGCGGTGCGAAGCTCACGAGATCGCTTCGCTGCGCTCGCGATGACCGGTTGGCCAACTATTTTGGGTGAGGGCGGTTGAGGGCTAGGCGATCCAATGCTCCCGGCACTCGATGCGCTGGACGGTGCCGACAGAATCGAAGATGACGTCCCATTCGCCGCCATCGCCCACGTGGCCGCCAGCATACTCGAAGCGGATGCGGAAGTGATCGTGGCCGAGGATGCGCAGCGAAAGCGATTCGCCGTGCTGGCCAATTCTGTTGGTGCGCGGGACGATGCCTTCCTCGGCCACATCGCGCATGAACGACTGGACGCAGATGGGCGGATCGGGGAGATCGAGCACCGCGTGCATGAACAACCGGAAACGCTGCAAGCTGAGCAGCTCGAGGACCTTGCCGTTCTTAAGCAGGGTCTCCTTCTTGGGCGAGGGCTTATCGTAGGGGTCGGGTTGGGCGGTTGGAGGCTTATCGCCATCGTACTCCGGCCTGCGCTTGAAACCGGCATCGGGGCGATCCATGTAGTGAGTGATGTAGGCATCGAAGGAGGGATGGCGGGGCACGAGGAGATCGACGGCGATGAAGCATTGCTCCCAGGGCTCGGCCTTGGGCTGGGTGTACACCACATGGCATTGGAGCAGGAGGCCGTGATCGAGCATGTATGCGAGGCTGACGTTCTCGAACATGGGGAGGTAGCCGAGCTTGTGGCCTTCCCAATAGACGGCGACGGCGTTGTCGTCGTGCTCGTTGTCGTACTCGCGGACGAGGTCGAGGGTGTCCTCGTCTTTGATGCGCTTGATGAGCTTGGGGCCTTGGTGGAACTGGAAGCCGCGGATGTAGGTGTCGTAGATGAAGATGAGGTGGCAATCGGTGGTCCAAGCCAAGCGGTCCTGCTCGGCCTTGGGCAGGAGCTCGAGTGGCGGCAGGGTGAGCAGGGCAGCGTTGCCCAGCATGCTCTTGAGGAAGGTGAGGCGGTCCATGGGTGAAAGATGGGTTGAATGCCTTTTCCACCTTTTGCTTCGCCAAAAGGTGGAGCCAAAAGGCGACCACGATCAAAGCGCCGGGCCGGTCTTCACGGGCCCGCAGCACAGGCCTGCCGACCGGTCGGCGCCGCGCTGATCGTGGACACCCGCGCGCGCAGCCTGCCGCGAGCTGCTGCCGCTAATCGACTGCAGTAACATCCAAGGTCACCTGCTCTTCTGGAGTCATTTCGATTCCTTGAAGTGTGATGAGCATGTGCCAATAGTGAATCTGATGCAGGTAAGGCCCGGATCCAGTTCGCAAATCGACGAGGTAGCGGAGATTCAAGAAAGGGTGCAGCATGTCATTCCGAGCATGCCCGAGAAGGCGGACATCCTCCTTTTTACGGTATAGCTGCTTCTCGTGCACATCGTAGGCTGCCGCTTCAACAACGATCACCGCATTGCGCAATCTTCTTACGGCATCAGGTGCAATCGAGGTAAGGATAACCCGGTGCAACAACAAGCCAACGGTAGATACTGCGCTGCAATGGACGGCCTCCGGCTCTATGAATCGGACTGTCTGCATTTGGTTGGGCTGCAGCTCACCTACGTCTGTCTTGTTTCTGTACTCCAACTCTTTCATGGCTCTGTGGTGTTTGCTCGGCATGACGAATTCGCCGTCATACCGCATCGAACAAGTTAGGAGTGCGGCACTCGCACGGCCCTCAGATATCAACACAATCTGAAAAGTTCTTGCCATGCACTATTCACAACGAAAGGCTTACACGAGACCCAAGGTTCGTGAATCTACGAAGTGGCGCCCGGCTACATTCGCTGCATGCCGACCTTGTATTACGGAGACAACTTAGGCGTGATGCGCGAGCACCTGAAGGATGCGAGCGTGGACTTGATCTACCTGGACCCCCCATTCAATAGCAAGCGGGATTACAATGTGCTGTTCAAGAGCCCGAAGGGTGAAGCAGCGGAAGCGCAGATCACGGCCTTTGAGGATACGTGGCATTGGAACATGCAGGCCGAACGGGAGTTCGAGCAACTGATGCACCAGCCGAACACCGATGTGGCCGAGCTGATGCGCGCGCTGCGCAGTTTCTTGGGTGAGAACGATATGATGGCCTACCTGACCGCGATGGCCATTCGCTTACTGGAGATGCACCGCGTGCTGAAGGACACGGGTAGCTTGTACTTGCACTGCGATCCTGCCGCAAGTCATTATCTTAAGATTGTTCTCGACGCTGTCTTCGGCCCAGAACATTATGGAAGCGAAGTGGTCTGGAAGAGAACTAGTGCTCACAGCAGTGCGAAGCGCTGGGGGCCGATACACGACGTGATCTTCTTCTATCGGAAGAGCGATGACGCTGTGTGGAACTCAGTGTTTGTGCCATACGACGAGGAGTACTTTGACACTTTCTTCGATCAAGTAGACGCCGACGGGCGAAGATGGAAACGAACGGATCTAACTGGTGCTGGTGTACGCCGAGGTGAGACTGGAAAGGTTTGGCGGGGCATTGACATCACTGCGAAAGGCCGACATTGGGCTGTTCCTCCTAGCGTTCTCGACGACTTGGATAAGAAAGGGCGCATTCATTGGCCGAAGAAGGAGGATGGAATGCCCCGTCTGAAACAGTATCCTGAGGATTTGAAAGGTGTGCCAATTCAGGACATCATTTCGGACATCCGACCAATGCACAACCTGTCAGACGAACGCTTGGGCTACCCTACCCAAAAACCTCTTGCCCTCCTTGAGCGCATCATACAAGCCAGCAGCAACGAAGGTGATGTGGTACTGGACCCGTTCTGCGGGTGCGGGACGGCGGTGCATGCGGCGCAAAAGTTGAAGCGGGATTGGATCGGGATAGACATTACGCACCTGGCGGTGAGCTTGATCGAGAAGCGGATGAAGGATGCCTTCGGCGAAAGCTTGAAGTTTGAGGTAATAGGGACACCCAAGGACCTGGAGGCTGCGCGTGACCTGGCCCTACGCAACCGCTACCAGTTCCAATGGTGGGCGACGAGCCTTGTGAGCGCGCAGCCCTACCAAGCGAAGAAGAAAGGCGCTGACAGCGGGATTGATGGCGTGAAGTACTTCCACGATGCGGATGAGGCCGGCCCGAAGAAGATATTGGTGAGCGTGAAGAGCGGCAAACTGAAGGCGGACGATGTGCGGGCCTTCAACCATGTGCGGGAACGGGAGAAGGCGGAGATCGGGCTGTTCATCACCCTGAGCAAGCCCACCAGCGGCATGGTGGGCGATGCGGCGGCGGCGGGGTTCTACACCTACGCGGACCGGAGCGAGCGGAAGGTGCCGAGGATGCAGATCCTGACGATCGAGGACCTGCTGAACGGGAAGGTGCGTGCGGAGCACCCGGACCAGCGGCCGGATGTGAACTTCAAGAAGGCGAAAAGGGAAGAGGGGAAGAAGGGGCAGGAAAAGTTGTTCTGACCAGAGCGATGTCGATAAAACGATTCCTGCGATCCATCGGCACATTGTGCCCATTCACGGGGTGAATTCTGGGACGTATCGCGGAACGCTTTCGCTAGTGCTCAATGAGGCGAAACCGGTCCTTCGCGCGCTGCGCTACAAGGTTCAAACCGGCGCACAGCGATGTCCAAACAGAAGTCCTCCAGGGTATCCAAGGATCAACTGAGCATCTTCTTCGACCAAGATCCAAAACCGCAACTAATGGTCGATGCCAGCGCAGGTACAGTTCTGGCCAATGACCGCACTGAAGTAGTCCAGCCAGCTACTTCTGTTTGGGGAATGAACCGATTCGACTTCAAATGGGCCGTACTCAACGCGAGTCCGCGAGCCTTCCGGCGACATCTGGTGCTACTTGTCCTTGGTTTGTTATCCACGCTGGTCGGCGCAATCAGTTCGTTGTGGCACCTGAATAGCGAGTAATCAAGAATGGAAGTGCCCAATCCCGACCCACTCCTTCTCTGCATTACGCACTCGCCAGAAGCGCCTACCATTGGTAGCGCGCTTGGTGATGGACATACCGGCTGCGGATAGTGATGTGTAGCGCTTGTCGCCGATGCGTACGGTACCATCCTGGCTGAGGGTGGCGCGGTATTCCTTGCCTTTATAGAGTGCGCGCAGGAAGATGGCACCATTGGCGCCGTGGCCTCGAAGTGAGCCGGTCTTGCGCAACACGCTTCGTTTGGGCTTGGCGGGCTTGGCCTCTTTGCCCAGCATTCCCCCGATGATGCGCTCCTGTTCCAGCCATAGGCGGCGCTCTAATTCGCCCTTGTGGTCGGTAGAGCCTTTGAGCTTACCGGACACCCGGTTCCCCGTAGGCTTGATAATGCGGAGCATCAACGTTTCCAGCTCGCGCATGTGCCCCTCGCCATTGGTGAGGTAGACACTGAAGTGGTCCCAGCTGTCCTTATGACGGTCGTTGAGGTGCCGCTTGAGCCTGCCTTTGAGATCGCGCGCGAGGCCGACGTAGTAGAGTTTCCCGTCCGCATAGAGCGCGTAGATACCATTGCGACCACCAACGGAGTCGGTGATCTCCTTGTGGAACCTTTTGAAGATCTCCCGGGAGATGTACTCCAAGTGACCGACGACCAAGTGCTTGCTGTGCGCGTGCATCCCCACAATGTTAAGCGGTGGTCGGGAGACCAATGGGCACTGTGGCCATTCGGCAAGCCCCACCGTAACCGATTCGCGACAATTCAGACAGAAACTCACGAGAACTTGAGAGTGCGTCTGAAGAATTGAGAAAGAGGCGCGTGAAATCTGAGCAGCGGAGTTCATGAATGCGGGGTGGACACGGTGGACACGGTTGTGGAGCGACCGATGGGAAATGGACAGGGTGGCCTGAGGGTGAGGCCCGCAGCGGAGGGGACTACCTCAACTGGCTCAGCCGCTCCGCATCGAGCCGCACCAAGGTGCCCAGCAGCAGCGTGAAGCCGATCATGCTGCTGCCGCCGTAGCTGAAGAAGGGCAGCGGGATGCCGATGACGGGCGCGAGGCCGATGGTCATGCCCACGTTGATCATGAGGTGGAGGAAGAAGATGCTGGCGACGCAGTAGGCGTAGATGCGGGTGAAGCGGGAGCGCTGGCGATCGCTGATCTGGATGATGCGCAGGATGAGGACGGTGAGCAGGATGACGACGGTGGCGGTGCCAAGGAAGCCCCACTCCTCGCCCACGGTGCAGAAGATGAAATCGGTGCTCTGCATGGGCACGTACTTGAATTTGGTGAGGGTGCCCTCGAGGTAGCCCTTGCCACTGAAGCCGCCGCTGCCGATGGCGGTCTGGCTCTGCTTGACGTTGTAGCCAAGGCCCTGGGGGTCCTCCATCTGGCCGAGCATGACGAGGATGCGGTCGCGCTGGTGCTGGGCCAGGACCTTCTCGAAGGCGTAATCGACGCTGCCGATGAAGGCGGCTGAGGCCAGGACGCCGATGACGATGTAGGTGTAGAGCCTGCGGCGCAGGCGCTTGGCCACCATGTTGCGCACCATGAGCCAGCCGATGCCCGCGATGAAGGCGATGACCAGCATGAGGAATTGCGGGCCGGTGAGCACGCGATCGGTGAAGGGCAGGTCGAAGCTGCTCTCTTTGAGGATGAGTGAGAGGATGGAGAGGAAGGCCGCGAGGATGGCGAGCAGCAGCACGTTGCCGGAAAGGCCTTCGCGGTAGAGCACGAGGATGAAGGCGCCGGAGACGAGGGCGGTGCCGGTATCGGGCTGCAGCATGATGAGCGCGACGGGCGCGAGGATGATGAGGGCGCTGATGACGCGCGAGCGCAGGTCGATGAGGGCCTTGAGGCCGCTGAGGTAGCGCGTGAGGGCGAGCGCGGTGGCGTACTTGGCGAACTCGGCCGGCTGGATGCCGAAGCTGCCCACGCCGAACCAGGCCTTGGCGCCGTTGACCTCTTTGCCGATGACGAGCACCAGGGCGAGGAGCAGCAGCACGAAGGCGTAGATGCCATTGGCCCAATCGCGGAAGATGTGGCCGCGCACGAGCAGGATGGCCGCGCCGAGGGTGAGGCTGATGCCCATCCACACGGCTTGCTTGCCGTATTCCTTGCTCTGATCGAAGATGCTGGCGTGGTCGGGGTCGTAGGCGGCGCTGTAGATGTTGGCCCAGCCCATGAAGAGCAGGGCGAGGTACATCCCCAAAAGGGGCCGATCGAGGTTGGCGGCGACGTTCTCCCGGGCGCTCATCGGCGGCGTGGCTTCTTGGGCTTCTTGCGGAAGAACTTCTCCTGCGCGATGAGGTCCGCGTCGAGCATGCGTTGCATCACCTCGGGCCGCGTGATGGTATCGGTGAGGTACTGCTCGATCAACAGGCTCGCGATCGGTGCCGCCCAGGTGCCGCCGAAGCCGCTGTTCTCCACATACACCGCCATGGCGATCTGCGGATCCTCCATGGGCGCGAAGCAGATGAAGACCGCATGGTCCTGCCCGTGGGGATTCTCGGCGGTGCCGGTCTTGCCGCACACGGTGATGTCCTTGAGCCGTGCGTTCTTCGCCGTGCCGCCGGGCTCATTCACCACGCGCCGCATGCCCTCCTGGATATGGTCGAACCAGTGCGGCGCGGCTTCGACCACGTGCTTCTCGCGGTACTTGGCCTGCAGGCTGTCGGCCTCGCCCACCGCGCGCACCACGTGCGGATCGTAGTACCAGCCCTTGTTGGCGAAGATGGCGGCGAGGTTGGCCATCTGGATGGGCACGGTGAGCACTTCGCCCTGACCGATGCTCGCGCTGTAGATGGTACTGAAGGCCCAGCGCTCCTTGCCGTACTTGCGGTCGTAGTAGGCGGGGCCGGGGATGTTGCCACCCTTGAGCGAAGGGAGGTCGAGCCGCGGCTTGTCGCCAAGTCCGAAGCTGTGCATGCGGCGCTCCCACTCGGCCAGGCCCAAGGCGGCATCGCGGAAGCGGCTCTTCTTGTCGAGCTTGCGCTCTACGATGCGGTCGAAGACGGCGTAGTAGTACGGGTTGCAGGAGAACTGGATGGCCTGCTCGATGTTGGCCGCGGTGGGATGGTTGTGGCAGCCCACCAGGTTCTTGTTGCACGGGAAGCTGCTGTTCACGGAGATCACGCCCTCATCGAGCGCGATGAGCGATTGCACGATCTTGAAGATGCTGCCCGGCGGGTATTGCGCCTGCAGGGCGCGATCGAAGAGCGGCTTGATGGAATCGCGCTGCAAGGCGGCGTAGTTGGCGTTGCGCACGCGGCCCACGAGCAGCTCCGGGTCGTAGGCCGGGCTGCTCACCAGGCAGAGCACCTCGCCGGTCTTCGGGTCGAGCGCCACGATGCTGCCCTTCTTGTGCTGCATGAGCTGCTCCCCCAGCCGCTGCATATCGGCATCGATCCCGGTGTAGAGGTCCTTGCCCTCGATGGCGAGCGTATCGTAGCGCCCCTCCTTGAAGCTGCCCTTGATGTTGTTGTGGACATCGACGAGCACGTAGCGCACGCCGCGCCGGCCGCGCAGCTCCACTTCGTAGTACTGCTCCAGCCCTCCCACGCCGATGACGTCGCCGGGCTTGTAGTAGGGGTCGGCTGCGACCTTGGCGGGGCTCACCTCGCTGAGGTAGCCGAGCATGTGCCCGCCCACGCGCGGTGGGTAAGTGCGCAGGGTGCGGCTCTGGCCGTAGAAGCCGGGGTAGCTGTGCAGGTGCACGCTGATGGCCGCGAACTGCTGCGCGGTGATCTGCTTCTCGATCACGCTCGGCTTGTACAGCGAATACGTGCGCGCCTCGGCGATCCGCTGCTTGAGGTCGGGCAGCGGCACGCTGATCAGCGCTGCGAAGGCCGCGGTATCGAAGGCTTTCACCTCACGCGGCACCATCATCAGGTCGTACACCGGCGTGTTGGCCACGAGGAGCTTCCCGTTGCGGTCGTAGATGAAGCCGCGCGCGGGGTAGTCGGTGATCTTGCGCTCGGCCATGCTCGCTGCGCTGGCCTTCCATCTGTCATCGACCACTTGGATCCAGAAGAGGCGGAGCAGGAAGATGAAGGCGATTGCGATCACCCCTGCGATGAGCACGTATTTGCGCCCCTCGAAGTTCATGCGCGCTTGCGTTCGGCGGTGCGCGAGGTGAGCAGCTGCGCCAGCAGGCAGAGGCCCAAGGTGAATGCCGCGCTGAGCACTGCGCGCAGCAGGGTGCCGAAGAAGGCGTCGAAGCGGTGCAGCTCCACGAAGAAGAGCCACAAGTGATGCACGGCGATGAGCACGCCCGCGTTGGTGGCGAACCACGCGAGGCCCATGCTGGGCACCGTGGGGTGCATGCCGAACTCATAGCCGTCGCGGGGAGCCATGAGCCGCAGCAGGTGCTTGCGCACGAACATGAGCACCACGGAGGCGCTCATGTGCATGCCGGGCGTGCTGGCGAAGATGTCCATGACCAGGCCGGTGGCCGCGCCGATGAGCAAGCCTGCCCATGCCGGCAATTCGAAGGGCAGCATGATGAGGAAGAGCACGTAGAGGTAGGGCACCATCCAGCCATGGGCCAGGTCCACCTGATCAAGCAGCAGCACCTGCAGCAGGAGCAGCAGCACGAAGCGGCCAAGGTTCGCGGCGATGCCCTGGATCATGGCTCGTCCTGGCGTTGGATGAGTGAATCGCGCTCGGCACGGTGGATGTCGTGCACCACGTACACGTAGCCGCTGCGGCTCAGGTCCTCGAAGAGCCGCACGATCACGGCTTGATCCGGCCTTCCCGGTGGACTGCTGACCTCGGCCACCACGCCCACGGGCACATCGGTGGGGAACACGCCATCGCCGCCCATGGTCACCACGGTATCGCCAACGGCCACGCGCACGTGCTTGGGGATATCGACCATCGATGCCGTGGCGGGGTCATTCGTATCCCAATACAAGAGCCCGAAGTTGCCCGATCGCTTGAGCTTCACGCTGGTCTTCACCAAGGGGTTGAGCACGCTGATCACCGATGCGAACCGCTCGCTGGCATCGTGCACCACACCCACGATGCCATCGGGGCCGATCACGCCCATGCCGGGCAGCACGCCGTTCGATGTCCCCTTGTCGAGGGTGATGTAGTTGCGCTGCTTGTGATAGGTGGCGCTCACCACCTTGGCCGATGCGAATCGGTAGAGCCGCTCCGTGAGGCTATCCGCGCCGGCGGGGGCACCGATCGCCTTCGCGCTGTCCGCCAGGCCGAAGCGGTTGCGCCATTGCGTGTTCTCAGCGACCAGGCGCTCGTTCACGGCACGCAGGCTGGTGTACTCGGTGACCTGGCGCTGCCAGTCGAAGAGGGTCCCTGCCAAGGCGTTGCTGCTGTTGATGGCCACCGCCCGATGATGCATGCTCCCGGAATAGAGCAGGCCCATGGCGAGGATCATCAGGGCGATGAACAACAAGGTATCGCGGACGCGGAGGAGGAATCGGAAGAGGTCGCGCATGGTGCTTTT of Flavobacteriales bacterium contains these proteins:
- a CDS encoding helix-turn-helix transcriptional regulator — encoded protein: MITLDVERIAKLKGIAKPYAFLVKNGFTHHVAHNIVNGTCKGIRFDHLEKLCRALHVLPHDLFCYKPHGRGINPSNDVLLPLRKGPLENNDLQRLISTLSPEAIISLTSELKDRYQPPSPSPEGQ
- a CDS encoding HIRAN domain-containing protein, whose translation is MDRLTFLKSMLGNAALLTLPPLELLPKAEQDRLAWTTDCHLIFIYDTYIRGFQFHQGPKLIKRIKDEDTLDLVREYDNEHDDNAVAVYWEGHKLGYLPMFENVSLAYMLDHGLLLQCHVVYTQPKAEPWEQCFIAVDLLVPRHPSFDAYITHYMDRPDAGFKRRPEYDGDKPPTAQPDPYDKPSPKKETLLKNGKVLELLSLQRFRLFMHAVLDLPDPPICVQSFMRDVAEEGIVPRTNRIGQHGESLSLRILGHDHFRIRFEYAGGHVGDGGEWDVIFDSVGTVQRIECREHWIA
- a CDS encoding restriction endonuclease encodes the protein MPTLYYGDNLGVMREHLKDASVDLIYLDPPFNSKRDYNVLFKSPKGEAAEAQITAFEDTWHWNMQAEREFEQLMHQPNTDVAELMRALRSFLGENDMMAYLTAMAIRLLEMHRVLKDTGSLYLHCDPAASHYLKIVLDAVFGPEHYGSEVVWKRTSAHSSAKRWGPIHDVIFFYRKSDDAVWNSVFVPYDEEYFDTFFDQVDADGRRWKRTDLTGAGVRRGETGKVWRGIDITAKGRHWAVPPSVLDDLDKKGRIHWPKKEDGMPRLKQYPEDLKGVPIQDIISDIRPMHNLSDERLGYPTQKPLALLERIIQASSNEGDVVLDPFCGCGTAVHAAQKLKRDWIGIDITHLAVSLIEKRMKDAFGESLKFEVIGTPKDLEAARDLALRNRYQFQWWATSLVSAQPYQAKKKGADSGIDGVKYFHDADEAGPKKILVSVKSGKLKADDVRAFNHVREREKAEIGLFITLSKPTSGMVGDAAAAGFYTYADRSERKVPRMQILTIEDLLNGKVRAEHPDQRPDVNFKKAKREEGKKGQEKLF
- a CDS encoding DUF2924 domain-containing protein; its protein translation is MHAHSKHLVVGHLEYISREIFKRFHKEITDSVGGRNGIYALYADGKLYYVGLARDLKGRLKRHLNDRHKDSWDHFSVYLTNGEGHMRELETLMLRIIKPTGNRVSGKLKGSTDHKGELERRLWLEQERIIGGMLGKEAKPAKPKRSVLRKTGSLRGHGANGAIFLRALYKGKEYRATLSQDGTVRIGDKRYTSLSAAGMSITKRATNGRRFWRVRNAEKEWVGIGHFHS
- the rodA gene encoding rod shape-determining protein RodA, which produces MSARENVAANLDRPLLGMYLALLFMGWANIYSAAYDPDHASIFDQSKEYGKQAVWMGISLTLGAAILLVRGHIFRDWANGIYAFVLLLLALVLVIGKEVNGAKAWFGVGSFGIQPAEFAKYATALALTRYLSGLKALIDLRSRVISALIILAPVALIMLQPDTGTALVSGAFILVLYREGLSGNVLLLAILAAFLSILSLILKESSFDLPFTDRVLTGPQFLMLVIAFIAGIGWLMVRNMVAKRLRRRLYTYIVIGVLASAAFIGSVDYAFEKVLAQHQRDRILVMLGQMEDPQGLGYNVKQSQTAIGSGGFSGKGYLEGTLTKFKYVPMQSTDFIFCTVGEEWGFLGTATVVILLTVLILRIIQISDRQRSRFTRIYAYCVASIFFLHLMINVGMTIGLAPVIGIPLPFFSYGGSSMIGFTLLLGTLVRLDAERLSQLR
- the mrdA gene encoding penicillin-binding protein 2 encodes the protein MNFEGRKYVLIAGVIAIAFIFLLRLFWIQVVDDRWKASAASMAERKITDYPARGFIYDRNGKLLVANTPVYDLMMVPREVKAFDTAAFAALISVPLPDLKQRIAEARTYSLYKPSVIEKQITAQQFAAISVHLHSYPGFYGQSRTLRTYPPRVGGHMLGYLSEVSPAKVAADPYYKPGDVIGVGGLEQYYEVELRGRRGVRYVLVDVHNNIKGSFKEGRYDTLAIEGKDLYTGIDADMQRLGEQLMQHKKGSIVALDPKTGEVLCLVSSPAYDPELLVGRVRNANYAALQRDSIKPLFDRALQAQYPPGSIFKIVQSLIALDEGVISVNSSFPCNKNLVGCHNHPTAANIEQAIQFSCNPYYYAVFDRIVERKLDKKSRFRDAALGLAEWERRMHSFGLGDKPRLDLPSLKGGNIPGPAYYDRKYGKERWAFSTIYSASIGQGEVLTVPIQMANLAAIFANKGWYYDPHVVRAVGEADSLQAKYREKHVVEAAPHWFDHIQEGMRRVVNEPGGTAKNARLKDITVCGKTGTAENPHGQDHAVFICFAPMEDPQIAMAVYVENSGFGGTWAAPIASLLIEQYLTDTITRPEVMQRMLDADLIAQEKFFRKKPKKPRRR
- a CDS encoding rod shape-determining protein MreD, with protein sequence MIQGIAANLGRFVLLLLLQVLLLDQVDLAHGWMVPYLYVLFLIMLPFELPAWAGLLIGAATGLVMDIFASTPGMHMSASVVLMFVRKHLLRLMAPRDGYEFGMHPTVPSMGLAWFATNAGVLIAVHHLWLFFVELHRFDAFFGTLLRAVLSAAFTLGLCLLAQLLTSRTAERKRA
- the mreC gene encoding rod shape-determining protein MreC, with translation MRDLFRFLLRVRDTLLFIALMILAMGLLYSGSMHHRAVAINSSNALAGTLFDWQRQVTEYTSLRAVNERLVAENTQWRNRFGLADSAKAIGAPAGADSLTERLYRFASAKVVSATYHKQRNYITLDKGTSNGVLPGMGVIGPDGIVGVVHDASERFASVISVLNPLVKTSVKLKRSGNFGLLYWDTNDPATASMVDIPKHVRVAVGDTVVTMGGDGVFPTDVPVGVVAEVSSPPGRPDQAVIVRLFEDLSRSGYVYVVHDIHRAERDSLIQRQDEP